ATGTATCAACAGAATGAAGATTTAAAGTCTAATATTCAGGTAGTTGAAAAACAAAATGTTGATTTGGAGCAGCAAATAGCTGACACGGACTCTTCATTAGAACAGACACAAGATTTATTGAATACATTACGCGATAAAAATATTAGTGTAACTTCTTTAGGTGGTCAAGCTGTATCGCCAACATCCTATGCTAAAGCGTATTGGAATAAAGAGAATCAGAAAGTTTTTATAGACGCCAAAGGATTACCTGAACCACCAGATGGTTTTGTGTACCAAGTATGGTCTTTAAAACTTTCACCGCTTACCCCTACCAGTATGGGTCTGCTACAAGATTTTGCTACGGATGAAAACAAAGTGTTTGCACTGAGCAACCCTAATGATTCTGAAGCATTTGGTATTACATTAGAACCGGCAGGTGGTAGTGAATCGCCAAACTTAGAGCAACTATATACACTTGGTGTAGTAGCGACTTCATAACAAATTAAAATTTAAAGTATAATGGGTAGTTTTTATTAACTGCCCATTTTTTTTACTATTTTTCCACCATGGATTTAAAGAAACTTTTTGGAACTGTTTTAACCTTACTAGGTATTGGCGGACTTGTTTACACTGCAATTTTATTTGGAAATAGCACTGGTACCACAAAACAACTTATTGTTTATGGTGTATTAGGCGCTATCTTTTTCTTTTCTGGAATTGGACTTATTAGAAATACGAGTAAGAGTTAGTATTCGATAACCTCTGTAATTACCGGTCCTTTTTTACACGATGCAAGCTTAAACTTTTAACCAACCATTTTGGCAAGGTTTTATGTGGGTTTCTATTTTTGAGATTTAAGTACAATCCTAATGATTTTAGAATAGGAACTTTATGGGTTTCTACCAATTCTATTAATGTACCGTCTGGATCTTCCATATAACTAAAATGACCGGCAGCATCTCCCATATCAAAACTATTGGCGCTATCTACCGTAAAAGCATGACCATTTAGTTTTGCTTTTTCTCTAATGGAACTCATACCAGATATGTCAAAACACAGGTGTATATAACCCAAGTCTCCCCAAAGTCTATTTTTAAATATTTTAACGGGTGTTCTATCTAAAACCTGAATAAGCTCTAGTTGTGTAGGACCAAGAAGATCTCCGAATCCGCCAACAGACTTTCGTTCTTGTGAAATAATTACGCTGCGAAATGTACTTTTAGAGTTTTCAACTGAAGTTTCAACGGTATCATATGCTACAGTTGTATACCCTAACATGGTACTATAAAACTTCATAGCAGTTTCCATGTCACTTACGCCAATTACAGCGCCAAGTACTCCACCATTTTTAGTGGTTTGTGTAGAAAAAACATAATGATCTTCAACCATTTGAACCCTGTTACCAAAAGGATCGGTAAAGTAAAAGTTAGGACAGAATGATTGATTGATATCCGATAAATCAGACACTTTTAATCCCCTCAAATACGAATGCATTGCTATCAGATTATTACATCTAATTTTCATTGCATAAATACCTAAATCTCCGAATTTAACTGGATTTATAGCAGCAGTCGGAGTTCGATTTTTGAACTGCCAAATTTCTAATCCGCCGCCACCAATCATATTTAACGATAAGTACGCTTCTCGTTTTTCTGCCTTACCATTGGTATACTTTGTCATTAATGATGCAACCGCCTCATCTTCAAACAATAAAACATCAAAATTTAAATGTTTTCTATACCAATTAAATACTTTTTTAACATCGAGAACGCCTATCCCAATTTGCTGAATTCCGTTTATAATCTCAACCATTGTATGGGGTGCGTATCAGCTTATTATGTAGTGATTTTAGTTTGTTGCCCGGGTAACCGAATTTAAAAAGAACGACTAAAAGAAAGTTAGAAAGGTTTACCCGTAGATACGAATTCGACTCATATTTACGTGCAGATACTATTAAGTCATTTTTAACGATGGTATAGGGTACGTTCTCTTTTTTCATCCTACGGAAAAACTCAAAATCTTCCATCAAAACTTGTTCTTCATCAAACTTTCCTAATTGGTTAAAAGCATCCTTTTTTATAAACAGACACTGATCTCCGCCACCGGTAAATAATCCGTCTTTAGCTGTAAACGAAGCATTTACGCGTAAGTACCACACATCCTTATCAAATTTGTATGAAAAGAACCCTGCATCATATCCATGCTGTAAGCTATTTAAAATATCATCAATGAACCCCATTGGTGGTACTACATCTGCATGTAAAAAAACAAAGGTATTTCCTGAGGCAATTTGAGAGGCTTCATTCATTTGAGCCGCCCTACCTTTATTTTTACAGTGTAATACTTTTACTTTTTGACTGCATTCTAATATGTCTATAGTATCAGTATTACCAGAAGAAACTGCAACTATAATTTCTACGAGCCTTTCATGTTCAATGAAACAAGCAACTTTAAAGAGTCGTTGCAGGTTATCAAATTCGTTATGTGCTGGTATTATTATACTTATCATGGCAATAGTTAATGCATATTTATTAAAAAGTAAAACAGCATTTAAGTAGTATCTAGTTTTACGTATTACTTACGCAATTTGAGAGAAATAGTTTTAAAACTATCGTAATTTTTTAAAATTAATACTGTAATCAATTAAATAAAGGTGCGACAAATGTTTCATAAACCTTTTAATTATAATTACGTAGTTAGTAGGTAATCTAAAATAATGCTATGAAACTTAAATTATATCTTCTTGCTACTTTATTTGCATTGTCCTGCACTGCAAAAACCGGACTTCAAGCACAAGTAGAAACTACAAACAAAACAGATTTTAATGAATTGTCTGAGACTTTCTTAAAACGTATTATTGATAAGAAAGATACACAAGACCTACAAGACATCTTAGCGAATACTTCTATTTCAGAATTAGACAATGCTCTGGACACCAATGATAAAAGACTAGCTTTTTGGCTCAATATTTACAATGCCTACATACAAGTGATTCTTCAAAAGAACCCGGAGTTATATGATGACAGAGGTAGTTTTTTTAAATTGGAGCAGATAAAGATTGCAGGTGAAATGGTATCGTTTGCTAAAATAGAACATGGTATTATCAGAAAATCGCAATGGGAATATGGTTTAGGTTATATACGCAAGTGGTTTCCAGGTAAATTTGAACGTAAACTAAGAGTAAATAAACCGGTTTATAATGTACATTTTGCCTTAAACTGCGGTGCTAAAGATTGCCCGCCAGTTGCAATTTATGAGTGGGAACGTTTACCTGAACAATTTAAAATAGGTACAAAAAGACTTCTAGAGAAAACGAGCGAATACAATAGCGAAACCAATGTAGTTAAAGTTACTTCGCTATTTAGTTGGTTTAGAGGTGATTTTGGTGGCAAAAGCGGAATTAAAAAAATTCTAAAAGAGAACGAAATTATACCTTCTACAAAAGGTGTGGATATTGAATACATTAATTACGATTGGACTTTATATCTTGATAATTTTATAGAACTATAGTTGGAACATCACATTTGAGAGCGAAAGATATTTTTTTTAAAAATTTACTTCGTTCTTAATTGTTTCTTTATACCAAGGTTACCATGAAGAATGGTAAATTCGCATCCGAAATAGATTTTATATTTTTCTATGAAGGCTGACCTTGGCTTCCTTAAAAAGTTATTCGTTGTACTATTTATCCTATTGGGCGTAATGGCTGCCTCTAAATTGGATGAGCTTCGGTTTTCATTTGATTTTAGTCAATTTTTCCCCGAAGAAGATCCAGATTTAGCCTTTTACGATAGTTATGTAGAAGAATTTGGTACCGATGATAATTTTTTACTAATAGCAGTAAAGAACGATCCCGATGTTTTTCAGCAAGATTTCCTTAACAGTTTTCAAGCATTTTCTGAAGAGAGTAAAACTTTTAAATATGTTTTAGAAAGTAGCTCTTTAACATCACTCTCCTACCCGCTTAAAACCTCTTTTGGCTATACCACCTTACCAATCATTCATATTGACGACCCTTCGCAATACCAAAAAGATTGGAATAAAATTAAAGAAGATTCCCTTTTTCTAAACGTACTTGTAGATGAAAAGCGAAAGTCTTTAGTTCTAGCACTAGAGACCGAAGACAATTTAGATTACAAGCAATCTGAACTTCTTTTAAATAGTATTAGAGCTTCTTTAAAAGAGCACAACTTACCCGATTTTCATATTTTAGGAAGGGCTTTCTTTTATGAAGCCATTGTTGAAATGCAGAAGAGTGAAGTGCTTACAACCACTATTGTAGCTTCTATTTTAGTTTTTATAATTCTTTTGCTCGTATACAGAAGTATGCCCGTAGTTCTTATATCGGTTTTCTCAATCGCCATGTCTCTTTTACTATTCATGGGATTACTAGGCTGGTTAGGTAAAGAACTAAATGCCATGGCTGCATTCTACCCTGTACTCATGCTTATTGTGGGTACTTCTGATGTTATACACCTTACCGATAGTTATATAAGAAAATTGCAAACCGGTATACCACGATATAAGGCGATTAAATCTTCACTTAGAGAAGTGGGTATGACTACCTTACTTACCTCAATAACTACTGCCGTTGGTTTTGTAACCTTGCTTTCATCACGATTGGTTAGTATTCAAGAATTCGGAATAAACGCCGCTATTGGCGTACTTGTGGCTTACATAACGGTTATTTTCTTAACCGGTTCATTACTGGTAACTATACCCGAAAAATCATTGATCGGTCGTAAAAGTATCTCTGAGAATTGGGTTAAATACCTTTTAAAGTTAAATACATTCACCAAAAACTACCCTAAGTCTATTATACTGGGAACTGTTGTTTTCACTGCTCTATGTGTTTTAGGTATCTACATGGTACAGACCAATCAAGAATTAAAGAACACCTTACCTGCAGAAAGTAAAATAGCCAAAGATTTCGATTACTTTCAAAGTAATTTTTCAGGATTCAGACCTTTAGAAATTGCCGTTATGAGTACTGAAGGCAATAAGGTTACCGATTTTAAAGTTGCCCAAGAAATTGAAAAATTACTTACCTATCTAAAAACATTTGAAAGTATAGGCAATGTACAATCTGCTAACCTACCGTATAAAATCTTCAATAAAGCGAACAACCTAAATAGCGCTGCATATTTTACCCTACCTAGCGATGAGAAAACCTTTTTAAAATATCAAAAAGATACCCGTAAACTAGCGCGTAAACAACTGGCTAAATTTATAAATGCAGATGAAAGTATTGCCCGTATTAATGGCAGGCTACAAGATATTGGTACCGATAAGCTAAAAATTATATATAGCGATATTGATCATTTTGCAA
Above is a window of Maribacter aquivivus DNA encoding:
- a CDS encoding anti-sigma factor, giving the protein MDVEKYIASGILELYIAGILSDKENLEIANYAKEYPEIRKEIEAIEASILALSKKASPGYNYSFKSLMDKINGEVKVVSINEKRSTPLLSYVGWAASLLLAVGLFWMYQQNEDLKSNIQVVEKQNVDLEQQIADTDSSLEQTQDLLNTLRDKNISVTSLGGQAVSPTSYAKAYWNKENQKVFIDAKGLPEPPDGFVYQVWSLKLSPLTPTSMGLLQDFATDENKVFALSNPNDSEAFGITLEPAGGSESPNLEQLYTLGVVATS
- a CDS encoding VOC family protein, which gives rise to MVEIINGIQQIGIGVLDVKKVFNWYRKHLNFDVLLFEDEAVASLMTKYTNGKAEKREAYLSLNMIGGGGLEIWQFKNRTPTAAINPVKFGDLGIYAMKIRCNNLIAMHSYLRGLKVSDLSDINQSFCPNFYFTDPFGNRVQMVEDHYVFSTQTTKNGGVLGAVIGVSDMETAMKFYSTMLGYTTVAYDTVETSVENSKSTFRSVIISQERKSVGGFGDLLGPTQLELIQVLDRTPVKIFKNRLWGDLGYIHLCFDISGMSSIREKAKLNGHAFTVDSANSFDMGDAAGHFSYMEDPDGTLIELVETHKVPILKSLGLYLNLKNRNPHKTLPKWLVKSLSLHRVKKDR
- a CDS encoding glycosyltransferase, with the protein product MISIIIPAHNEFDNLQRLFKVACFIEHERLVEIIVAVSSGNTDTIDILECSQKVKVLHCKNKGRAAQMNEASQIASGNTFVFLHADVVPPMGFIDDILNSLQHGYDAGFFSYKFDKDVWYLRVNASFTAKDGLFTGGGDQCLFIKKDAFNQLGKFDEEQVLMEDFEFFRRMKKENVPYTIVKNDLIVSARKYESNSYLRVNLSNFLLVVLFKFGYPGNKLKSLHNKLIRTPYNG
- a CDS encoding DUF547 domain-containing protein gives rise to the protein MKLKLYLLATLFALSCTAKTGLQAQVETTNKTDFNELSETFLKRIIDKKDTQDLQDILANTSISELDNALDTNDKRLAFWLNIYNAYIQVILQKNPELYDDRGSFFKLEQIKIAGEMVSFAKIEHGIIRKSQWEYGLGYIRKWFPGKFERKLRVNKPVYNVHFALNCGAKDCPPVAIYEWERLPEQFKIGTKRLLEKTSEYNSETNVVKVTSLFSWFRGDFGGKSGIKKILKENEIIPSTKGVDIEYINYDWTLYLDNFIEL
- a CDS encoding efflux RND transporter permease subunit, with product MKADLGFLKKLFVVLFILLGVMAASKLDELRFSFDFSQFFPEEDPDLAFYDSYVEEFGTDDNFLLIAVKNDPDVFQQDFLNSFQAFSEESKTFKYVLESSSLTSLSYPLKTSFGYTTLPIIHIDDPSQYQKDWNKIKEDSLFLNVLVDEKRKSLVLALETEDNLDYKQSELLLNSIRASLKEHNLPDFHILGRAFFYEAIVEMQKSEVLTTTIVASILVFIILLLVYRSMPVVLISVFSIAMSLLLFMGLLGWLGKELNAMAAFYPVLMLIVGTSDVIHLTDSYIRKLQTGIPRYKAIKSSLREVGMTTLLTSITTAVGFVTLLSSRLVSIQEFGINAAIGVLVAYITVIFLTGSLLVTIPEKSLIGRKSISENWVKYLLKLNTFTKNYPKSIILGTVVFTALCVLGIYMVQTNQELKNTLPAESKIAKDFDYFQSNFSGFRPLEIAVMSTEGNKVTDFKVAQEIEKLLTYLKTFESIGNVQSANLPYKIFNKANNLNSAAYFTLPSDEKTFLKYQKDTRKLARKQLAKFINADESIARINGRLQDIGTDKLKIIYSDIDHFAKTQLDTSLVSIKVTGKSILLDKNSEYIRSSLLEGLLYGLLLIGVIMAFVFRDIKIFLISLVPNVLPILFAGGMLGFLGIPLEASLSVVFAIVFGIAVDDTIHFLGKYKLSISQGLDKEAALEKTFAQTGRALVITTIILFFGFMVMLFSIHQPSVTIGLIISVTLVTALILDLLLLPVLLRKLI